A section of the Prochlorococcus sp. MIT 1341 genome encodes:
- the hemH gene encoding ferrochelatase codes for MSRIGVLLLNLGGPERIEDVGPFLFNLFSDPEIIRLPNPSLQKPLAWFISYLRTGKSQQAYRAIGGGSPIRRITEQQARELQSQLRQRGINATIYVAMRYWHPFTESAVSDLKADGISQVVVLPLYPHFSLSTSGSSFRELNRLRDIDPAFQLLPIRCIRSWYDNPGYVSSMAELIAEKIKLCEEPSLAHIFFSAHGIPKSYIEEAGDPYQKEIEGSTNLIMQELEKMLGYSNKYTLAYQSRVGPEEWIKPYTDEVLKELGSAKTHDLVVVPISFVSEHIETLQEIDIEYRELAAQSGVVNFHRVRALDTYPAFISALADIVIASLEGPEIALDDASSLSKKIKLYPQEKWQWGWNNSSEVWNGRVAMLVFFAFLIELASGKGLLHYLGIL; via the coding sequence ATGTCTCGTATTGGCGTCCTCTTGCTGAACCTCGGAGGCCCAGAGCGAATTGAGGATGTCGGACCATTTTTGTTCAATTTGTTTTCTGATCCTGAAATTATTCGGCTACCAAATCCTTCTTTGCAGAAACCCCTTGCCTGGTTTATAAGTTATCTAAGGACGGGTAAATCTCAACAGGCTTATAGGGCTATTGGTGGAGGTTCTCCAATTCGGAGGATTACTGAACAACAAGCAAGAGAGTTACAAAGCCAATTAAGGCAAAGAGGTATTAATGCGACGATTTATGTGGCGATGCGTTACTGGCATCCTTTTACTGAATCAGCAGTTTCTGACCTTAAGGCCGATGGCATTAGTCAGGTAGTAGTACTTCCTCTTTATCCGCATTTTTCGTTAAGTACAAGTGGTTCAAGTTTTCGTGAACTAAACAGGTTGAGGGACATTGACCCTGCCTTTCAATTATTGCCAATTCGCTGCATAAGAAGCTGGTATGACAACCCTGGTTATGTTTCTTCGATGGCAGAGTTAATCGCTGAAAAGATAAAACTTTGTGAGGAGCCTTCTTTGGCACATATTTTCTTTAGTGCACATGGTATTCCTAAAAGTTATATAGAAGAGGCTGGTGACCCCTACCAAAAGGAAATAGAAGGTTCTACTAATTTGATTATGCAAGAGCTTGAGAAGATGTTGGGTTATTCGAATAAATACACCTTGGCTTATCAAAGTAGAGTAGGTCCAGAAGAATGGATTAAGCCATATACAGATGAAGTCCTTAAGGAACTAGGCTCAGCAAAGACGCATGATTTAGTTGTTGTTCCAATTAGCTTTGTAAGTGAACATATTGAGACACTTCAGGAAATTGATATTGAATATCGAGAACTAGCTGCTCAATCAGGTGTAGTTAACTTTCATAGGGTTAGAGCGCTAGACACTTATCCAGCTTTTATATCTGCACTTGCAGATATTGTGATCGCCAGTTTAGAAGGTCCTGAAATTGCACTTGATGATGCTTCCAGTCTCTCAAAGAAAATAAAGTTGTACCCTCAGGAAAAATGGCAGTGGGGGTGGAACAACAGCTCTGAAGTATGGAATGGGAGAGTGGCAATGCTTGTATTTTTTGCGTTTTTAATAGAACTTGCTTCGGGAAAGGGATTACTCCATTATTTAGGGATCTTGTGA